The Sulfitobacter sp. S223 genome has a window encoding:
- the ileS gene encoding isoleucine--tRNA ligase, with the protein MCAETPDYKSTLNLPKTDFPMRAGLPKREPAWLERWEEMGVYDRLREKTGRKPFILHDGPPYANGHLHIGHALNKTIKDMIVRSHQMMGFDARYIPGWDCHGLPIEWKIEEQYRKKGRDKDQVPINEFRGECRSFAEGWVDIQREEFKRLGITGNWKNPYLTMDFHAERVIAEEFMKFLMTGTLYQGSKPVMWSPVEQTALAEAEVEYHDKDSFTVWVKFQVVGTGDATLDSAKVVIWTTTPWTMPSNKAVVYGAGISYGLYEITGRPEESWVKIGDRYLLADNLAEGVLKAARLDETMYRRLCDVSQDDLAKIKLQHPLAGAEGGNGEWDDLRDFRAADFVTDTEGTGFVHCAPSHGLEEYDLYRELGMLEQVITYNVNPDGRYRDDLPFFGGKAILKPNGKEGNANSAVIDKLVEVGGLLARGKIKHSYPHSWRSKAPVIYRNTPQWFAAIDRPVGDGQDQFGKTIRERALTEIDNVKWTPKSGRNRLHAMMEARPDWVLSRQRAWGVPLTCFTLKGALPTDANFLLRNEEVNKRIVEAFEAEGADAWYEEGAKERFLGGIVNPDDYNQVMDILDVWFDSGSTHAFTLRDREDGSDDGIADVYMEGTDQHRGWFHSSLLQSCGTYGRAPYRQVVTHGFTLDAKGMKMSKSIGNTIVPQKIVDQYGADILRLWVAQTDYTNDQRIGDEILKGTADSYRRLRNTMRYMLGSLPDFDASKAVAQDDMPELEQLMLHKLAVLDGVVRDGYARFDFQGVFRAIFDFATLDLSSFYFDVRKDALYCDGDTPRRLAALTVLDHLYARLTTWLAPILPFTMEEVWLERNGQETSVHLVDFPDTPAEWRNDELAARSEKVRAVRRVVTGALEEQRTAKVIGSSLEAGPTVYLSSELAKIVTNPDTFADLCITSQITIVEGDAPEGAFTLDDVKGVAVIFAKAEGEKCARCWKVLPDVGTHAHEGVCGRCDEAM; encoded by the coding sequence ATGTGCGCCGAGACCCCCGACTATAAATCTACACTGAACCTTCCCAAGACCGATTTCCCGATGCGTGCCGGCCTGCCCAAGCGTGAGCCAGCGTGGCTAGAACGCTGGGAAGAGATGGGCGTATATGATCGCCTGCGCGAAAAAACCGGACGCAAACCTTTCATCCTGCATGACGGCCCTCCCTATGCGAACGGGCATCTGCACATCGGCCACGCGCTGAACAAAACGATCAAGGATATGATCGTGCGCAGCCACCAGATGATGGGCTTTGATGCGCGCTATATCCCCGGTTGGGATTGCCACGGTCTGCCCATCGAATGGAAGATCGAAGAGCAGTACCGCAAAAAGGGACGCGATAAGGATCAGGTGCCGATCAACGAATTCCGCGGCGAGTGCCGCAGCTTTGCCGAAGGCTGGGTCGATATCCAGCGCGAAGAGTTCAAGCGCCTCGGCATCACCGGCAACTGGAAGAACCCCTATCTGACGATGGACTTCCACGCCGAGCGGGTGATCGCGGAGGAATTCATGAAGTTCCTGATGACAGGCACGCTCTATCAAGGTTCCAAGCCTGTGATGTGGTCTCCGGTGGAGCAGACTGCACTGGCCGAGGCCGAGGTTGAGTATCACGACAAGGACAGCTTTACCGTTTGGGTGAAGTTTCAGGTTGTGGGCACAGGCGACGCGACATTGGATAGCGCGAAGGTCGTGATCTGGACCACTACACCTTGGACAATGCCGAGCAACAAGGCCGTGGTGTATGGCGCGGGCATCTCTTACGGTTTGTACGAGATCACCGGGCGGCCTGAAGAGTCGTGGGTCAAGATCGGCGACCGCTATCTGCTGGCTGATAATCTGGCCGAAGGCGTGCTGAAAGCCGCGCGTCTGGATGAGACGATGTACCGCCGTCTGTGCGACGTGAGCCAAGACGATCTGGCCAAAATCAAGCTGCAACACCCGCTTGCCGGGGCCGAGGGTGGCAATGGCGAATGGGACGATCTGCGCGACTTCCGTGCGGCTGACTTTGTGACCGATACCGAAGGCACAGGCTTTGTGCACTGCGCACCTTCACACGGGCTTGAGGAATATGACCTCTACCGTGAATTGGGCATGCTGGAGCAGGTGATCACCTATAACGTTAACCCCGATGGCCGCTATCGCGATGATCTGCCGTTCTTTGGCGGCAAGGCGATTCTGAAGCCGAACGGGAAAGAGGGCAACGCCAACTCTGCCGTGATCGACAAACTGGTCGAAGTCGGTGGCCTGCTGGCTCGTGGTAAGATCAAACACAGCTATCCGCACAGCTGGCGGTCCAAAGCACCGGTGATCTACCGCAACACACCGCAGTGGTTTGCTGCCATCGACCGCCCCGTTGGCGATGGTCAGGACCAGTTCGGAAAGACCATCCGCGAACGCGCGCTGACAGAAATCGACAACGTGAAATGGACGCCCAAATCGGGCCGTAACCGTCTGCACGCCATGATGGAAGCGCGCCCTGACTGGGTGCTGTCACGCCAGCGGGCATGGGGCGTGCCGCTGACCTGCTTCACGCTGAAAGGTGCGCTGCCGACCGATGCCAACTTCTTGCTGCGCAACGAAGAGGTAAATAAACGTATCGTCGAGGCGTTCGAAGCCGAAGGCGCTGACGCATGGTACGAGGAAGGCGCGAAGGAACGCTTCCTTGGCGGTATCGTCAATCCCGACGACTATAATCAGGTCATGGATATTCTGGACGTGTGGTTCGATTCCGGTTCGACACATGCCTTTACCCTGCGCGACCGCGAAGACGGATCGGACGATGGTATCGCTGATGTATACATGGAAGGGACCGACCAACACCGTGGCTGGTTCCATTCATCATTGCTGCAATCATGCGGGACCTATGGCCGCGCGCCTTACCGTCAGGTTGTGACACACGGTTTCACGCTGGATGCCAAAGGCATGAAAATGTCCAAATCCATCGGCAACACCATCGTTCCGCAAAAGATCGTGGACCAGTATGGTGCGGATATCCTGCGTTTGTGGGTGGCTCAGACCGACTACACGAATGATCAGCGGATCGGGGATGAAATCCTGAAAGGCACGGCTGACAGTTACCGCCGGTTGCGCAACACGATGCGCTATATGCTTGGCTCGCTGCCTGACTTCGATGCGTCAAAGGCAGTTGCGCAGGATGATATGCCAGAGCTTGAACAGCTGATGCTGCACAAGCTGGCGGTGCTGGATGGTGTGGTGCGTGACGGCTACGCGCGGTTTGATTTCCAGGGCGTGTTCCGCGCGATCTTTGATTTTGCCACGCTTGATCTGTCGTCTTTCTACTTCGATGTCCGCAAGGATGCGCTGTATTGCGATGGTGATACGCCACGCCGTCTTGCGGCGCTTACCGTGCTGGATCATCTCTATGCGCGGCTGACCACATGGCTTGCCCCTATTCTCCCTTTCACTATGGAAGAAGTCTGGCTTGAGCGGAACGGTCAGGAGACTTCGGTGCATTTGGTGGACTTCCCGGACACCCCGGCAGAATGGCGCAACGACGAACTGGCGGCGCGTTCTGAAAAAGTGCGCGCTGTGCGCCGCGTTGTTACCGGTGCCTTGGAAGAACAGCGGACCGCCAAGGTTATCGGTTCGTCGCTTGAGGCAGGGCCGACTGTCTATCTGTCCTCCGAGCTGGCAAAGATCGTCACGAACCCCGACACGTTTGCGGATCTGTGCATCACCAGCCAGATCACAATCGTAGAAGGGGACGCGCCTGAAGGTGCCTTTACCCTTGATGACGTCAAAGGCGTGGCCGTGATCTTTGCCAAGGCAGAGGGCGAGAAATGTGCACGCTGCTGGAAGGTACTGCCAGATGTCGGCACACATGCACATGAAGGTGTCTGCGGCCGCTGCGACGAAGCGATGTAA
- a CDS encoding YcjF family protein, with protein MAKGPVLFDLDDQTEAQPSVADAPPVEDLPTLDAPQGQAMQIAARLAARKPSLLSRLFWGLGSVLVAAFISLAAWTFVTDLMARYPVLGTGMTVLLLAFLLVLALVALRELAAFGRLGRLDSLRHTAVQALAHDDLAAARDVTDRLVQLYKGREDTRWGRDRLAELRADQLDAASLLSLAENEVLAPLDQAAQREVEAAARQVATVTALVPLALADVAAALTSNLRMIRRIAEVYGGRSGFFGSWRLTRAVLSHLVATGAVAVGDDMLEPILGGSLLGKVSRRFGEGVVNGALTARVGVAAMEVCRPLPFTATRRPKVRSIIARSLGGLFGKNGKED; from the coding sequence ATGGCCAAAGGCCCAGTCCTGTTTGACCTTGACGACCAGACAGAAGCGCAACCGTCAGTTGCTGACGCACCGCCGGTCGAGGACTTGCCGACGCTCGACGCGCCGCAGGGACAGGCGATGCAGATAGCAGCGCGTTTGGCCGCGAGAAAACCGTCTCTGCTGAGCCGGTTGTTCTGGGGGTTGGGTTCTGTACTGGTTGCGGCCTTCATTTCATTGGCTGCGTGGACTTTCGTCACCGATCTGATGGCCCGCTATCCGGTGCTTGGCACCGGCATGACGGTTCTGTTGCTTGCGTTTTTGTTGGTGCTGGCTTTGGTAGCGCTGCGCGAACTGGCTGCCTTTGGCAGGCTTGGTCGGCTCGATAGCTTGCGCCACACAGCAGTTCAGGCATTGGCGCATGATGACCTTGCCGCCGCGCGTGATGTGACCGACCGTCTGGTGCAGCTGTACAAAGGGCGCGAGGATACACGCTGGGGGCGCGACCGACTGGCAGAACTACGTGCCGACCAGCTGGATGCCGCGAGCTTGCTAAGCTTGGCAGAGAATGAGGTTCTCGCGCCGCTTGATCAGGCGGCACAGCGCGAAGTTGAGGCAGCCGCGCGTCAAGTCGCTACGGTAACAGCGCTGGTGCCATTGGCCTTGGCGGATGTGGCTGCTGCGCTTACCTCTAACCTGCGGATGATCCGCCGAATTGCCGAGGTATATGGCGGGCGGTCCGGCTTTTTCGGTAGCTGGCGACTGACCCGCGCAGTGCTGTCGCATCTTGTGGCAACGGGGGCTGTTGCGGTGGGCGATGACATGCTTGAGCCGATCCTTGGCGGTTCACTGCTGGGCAAAGTAAGCCGTCGTTTTGGTGAGGGCGTGGTAAATGGCGCGTTGACTGCCCGCGTTGGTGTAGCTGCCATGGAGGTCTGCCGACCTTTGCCTTTCACCGCTACCCGCCGACCCAAGGTCCGAAGCATCATCGCACGCAGCCTTGGCGGTTTATTTGGCAAAAACGGCAAGGAAGACTAG
- a CDS encoding membrane dipeptidase, with amino-acid sequence MSEPFVCLRHDLSEILLDRCGALRHQYCMKPPVIDNLQYANFSPRIFEQMRAGGVDAVHVTIAYHESFREMVLNLEQWNRWFEAHPDLIFKGTTVDCVRRAQDTERTAIFFGFQNPSPIEDDIGLVEICHQLGIRFMQLTYNNQSLLATGCYEDYDAGLTRMGRQVVAEMNRVGMVVDMSHSGDRSTLDAIDHSTRPIAITHANPAWWHKALRNKSDEVLSALTSSGGMLGFSIYPHHLEKGSACTLESYCQMIEEAARRYGAQNLGIGTDLCQDQPDSVVEWMRVGRWSKVIDYGEGSASNAGFPPMPTWFNDNRDFGNIRAGLEATSLSAEDIDGIMGGNWLRFYDASFGPAR; translated from the coding sequence ATGTCAGAACCCTTTGTTTGTCTTCGGCATGACCTTTCAGAAATATTGCTGGACCGATGCGGTGCCTTGCGCCATCAATATTGTATGAAACCGCCAGTAATCGACAACCTGCAATACGCCAATTTTTCCCCCCGCATTTTCGAACAAATGCGCGCAGGCGGCGTGGACGCGGTGCATGTCACCATCGCCTACCACGAAAGCTTTCGTGAGATGGTGTTGAACCTTGAACAATGGAACCGCTGGTTTGAAGCGCATCCCGATCTGATCTTTAAGGGAACCACAGTTGATTGTGTGCGGCGCGCGCAAGACACCGAGCGGACAGCGATCTTTTTTGGCTTCCAGAATCCCAGCCCCATCGAAGATGATATTGGACTGGTCGAAATCTGCCACCAGCTTGGTATCCGTTTCATGCAACTTACGTACAACAACCAGTCGCTGCTGGCGACGGGCTGTTATGAGGATTACGATGCGGGCCTGACCCGCATGGGCCGTCAGGTAGTGGCCGAGATGAACCGTGTAGGCATGGTTGTTGACATGTCCCACTCCGGCGATCGCTCAACGCTGGACGCGATAGATCATTCCACGCGGCCCATCGCCATCACCCACGCAAATCCGGCATGGTGGCATAAAGCATTGCGTAACAAATCCGACGAAGTGTTAAGCGCGCTCACGTCCAGCGGCGGTATGTTGGGATTTTCGATTTACCCCCATCACCTGGAAAAGGGCTCTGCCTGCACGCTTGAAAGCTACTGCCAGATGATAGAGGAGGCCGCGCGGCGCTATGGTGCGCAGAACCTCGGGATCGGCACCGATCTGTGTCAGGATCAACCCGACAGTGTTGTTGAGTGGATGCGTGTGGGGCGTTGGTCAAAAGTGATCGACTATGGCGAAGGATCTGCCAGCAATGCAGGCTTTCCGCCGATGCCTACATGGTTCAATGACAATCGCGACTTTGGCAACATCCGCGCGGGGTTGGAGGCCACAAGCCTGAGCGCTGAAGACATTGATGGGATCATGGGCGGCAACTGGCTGCGTTTTTATGATGCAAGTTTCGGGCCTGCGCGGTGA
- a CDS encoding methylated-DNA--[protein]-cysteine S-methyltransferase: MKTCTVPTQFGTLILTEEDGYITALNWGRGSGEDSTELLEEARRQLLAYDAGTLETFDLPLRVRGSDFQRAVCDAMSAIPFGETCTYGDISRQLGVPAQAVGQACGGNPIPVIIPCHRVMGAKGLTGFSGAGGVETKVSLLRHEGAGGFLL, encoded by the coding sequence ATGAAAACATGCACCGTTCCCACACAATTCGGCACCCTCATCCTCACGGAAGAAGACGGTTATATCACCGCGCTGAATTGGGGGCGTGGATCGGGCGAAGACAGCACCGAATTGCTGGAAGAAGCCCGCCGTCAGCTGCTGGCCTATGATGCAGGCACGCTAGAGACGTTTGATCTGCCGCTGCGCGTGCGCGGCTCTGATTTCCAGCGTGCGGTGTGTGACGCCATGTCTGCCATTCCCTTCGGAGAAACCTGCACCTACGGCGATATTTCGCGTCAGCTTGGCGTGCCTGCACAGGCCGTGGGGCAGGCCTGTGGTGGGAATCCCATACCTGTCATCATTCCGTGCCACCGTGTGATGGGGGCAAAGGGCCTGACAGGATTTTCAGGGGCAGGTGGGGTGGAGACCAAGGTTTCCCTGCTGCGCCATGAAGGCGCAGGGGGCTTTCTGCTTTAG
- the truA gene encoding tRNA pseudouridine(38-40) synthase TruA — MPRYALQVEYDGAPFHGWQRQKSLASVQGAIENALARIEPRTHNIAAAGRTDTGVHALGQVAHCDMERDWDPFRLSEAVNYHLKPQPVAIVRCVAVADDFHARFSALERRYLFRILCRRAPATHQRGYVWQVKNQLDVPAMQEAANRLLGEHDFTTFRSTICQALTPIKTLERLKITKVETPHGTEVHFDVRARSFLHNQVRSFVGTLERVGSGSLTPDDVERALQARDRAACGPVCPPHGLYLAHVGYPQPPFD; from the coding sequence ATGCCCAGATACGCTCTTCAGGTTGAATATGACGGTGCGCCGTTCCATGGCTGGCAACGCCAGAAGTCGCTTGCGTCGGTGCAGGGCGCGATCGAAAACGCCCTCGCACGGATCGAGCCGCGCACCCACAATATTGCTGCGGCAGGACGTACCGACACGGGCGTGCATGCATTGGGTCAGGTGGCCCATTGCGATATGGAGCGGGACTGGGATCCTTTCCGCCTGTCCGAAGCGGTCAACTACCACCTGAAACCACAGCCGGTCGCGATCGTGCGATGCGTTGCGGTGGCTGATGACTTCCATGCCCGTTTTTCCGCGCTTGAACGGCGGTATCTGTTCCGCATTCTGTGCCGCCGCGCCCCTGCAACACACCAGCGGGGTTACGTCTGGCAGGTCAAGAACCAGCTCGATGTGCCTGCAATGCAAGAGGCCGCGAACAGGCTGCTGGGCGAACACGACTTTACCACCTTCCGCTCCACCATCTGTCAGGCGCTCACGCCGATCAAAACTCTGGAACGGCTTAAGATCACCAAAGTCGAAACACCCCACGGCACTGAAGTGCATTTTGACGTGCGCGCACGGTCCTTTCTACACAATCAGGTCCGCAGCTTTGTCGGCACGCTGGAACGTGTGGGAAGCGGTTCATTGACGCCGGATGATGTGGAGCGGGCATTGCAAGCCCGTGACCGTGCTGCCTGCGGGCCTGTCTGTCCGCCGCACGGGCTTTATCTTGCGCACGTCGGTTATCCCCAGCCGCCCTTCGATTAA
- a CDS encoding YcjX family protein, whose translation MVLSQIADGIWRQVEAVQDTVSETFFEPVIRLGVTGLARSGKTVFITSLVANLIDRGRMPGLVAAGEGRIEAAFLQPQPDDTIPRFEYESHMAALTDKTPHWPDSTRAVSELRLSLRVRPKGLLSGLQGPRTIHLDIVDYPGEWLLDLGLLDITYDEWSAQTLTRIAPRAQAQAYLALVAATDPQAELAEPEAKALADAFASYLKQARSDGFSDCTPGRFLLPGDLAGSPVLTFAPLPAADGDARKSLRREMARRFEAYKREVVKPFFRDHFARIDRQVVLVDALGAINAGPPAVEDLRAAMTETLGAFRPGSNNFLSGLLRGKRVEKILFAATKADHLHHSQHAQLTAIMEALTRDARERARFAGAQTQALAIASLRATTEDTMTHEGTALDVVRGTLLDSGKQAAFYPGDLPDDPAHLLGPARSGATQWLDADYKIMRFAPARLSLRPGDGPPHIRLDRAAEFLIGDRL comes from the coding sequence GTGGTACTATCTCAAATCGCTGACGGGATCTGGCGACAGGTCGAAGCCGTGCAGGACACGGTGTCTGAGACATTCTTTGAGCCGGTCATCCGGTTAGGCGTCACAGGGCTTGCGCGTTCGGGAAAGACGGTTTTCATCACCTCGCTCGTGGCCAACCTGATTGATCGTGGCCGAATGCCGGGTCTTGTGGCCGCAGGCGAGGGCCGGATCGAGGCGGCATTCCTGCAACCGCAACCCGATGATACCATTCCGCGTTTCGAGTATGAATCGCATATGGCCGCCCTTACGGACAAGACACCCCATTGGCCCGACAGTACGCGGGCGGTGTCAGAGCTGCGGCTAAGCCTTCGGGTCCGGCCCAAGGGGCTGCTGTCAGGATTGCAGGGGCCGCGAACGATCCATCTGGATATCGTGGATTACCCCGGCGAATGGCTGCTGGATCTGGGTCTATTGGATATCACCTATGACGAATGGAGCGCGCAAACATTGACGCGGATCGCACCGCGTGCGCAGGCGCAGGCCTATCTGGCGCTGGTTGCGGCGACTGATCCACAGGCAGAACTGGCCGAGCCGGAGGCCAAAGCGCTGGCAGACGCCTTTGCAAGCTACCTTAAACAAGCGCGCAGTGACGGGTTTTCCGACTGTACACCGGGGCGGTTCTTGCTGCCCGGCGATCTGGCCGGTTCGCCCGTTTTGACATTTGCGCCGCTGCCGGCGGCGGACGGTGACGCCCGCAAAAGCCTGCGGCGCGAAATGGCGCGGCGGTTTGAAGCCTATAAACGTGAGGTCGTAAAACCCTTCTTTCGCGACCATTTCGCGCGTATTGACCGGCAGGTCGTGCTTGTGGATGCGCTGGGCGCGATAAACGCAGGCCCGCCTGCCGTTGAAGACCTGCGCGCGGCCATGACAGAAACCCTGGGCGCGTTCCGCCCGGGCAGTAACAACTTCCTCAGCGGGCTTTTGCGTGGCAAGCGGGTAGAAAAGATCCTTTTTGCCGCGACCAAGGCAGATCATCTGCATCACAGTCAGCACGCGCAATTAACAGCGATAATGGAGGCGTTGACCCGCGACGCGCGTGAACGCGCGCGTTTTGCCGGTGCGCAAACCCAAGCGTTGGCGATCGCATCGCTGCGCGCCACAACCGAGGATACGATGACCCATGAGGGAACTGCCCTTGATGTGGTGCGTGGAACGTTGCTCGATAGCGGCAAACAGGCGGCATTTTATCCCGGTGACCTGCCGGATGATCCGGCACATTTACTAGGCCCGGCGCGGTCTGGCGCGACACAGTGGCTTGATGCGGATTACAAGATTATGCGCTTTGCACCTGCCCGGTTGTCTTTGCGTCCGGGGGATGGTCCACCACATATCCGTCTTGATCGCGCAGCAGAGTTTTTGATCGGGGACCGGCTATGA
- a CDS encoding DUF2339 domain-containing protein, whose amino-acid sequence MDGLLVILALVVLAIPVTVVALVIGQSGLRSRLSEAEDKIESLQRSLDDMGNGRAKPSAKTAEKAAPPEQADIAQPRPEAQKAPDPVQPSQPKAQSAPPPLVKSPPVESRQPSPIAQALADFGPWLQQNWFYAVSAASLALAGIFLVQYGMENGLLPPRARVAAALGFGAALIGVGEYIRRRFGDDVQSASAYLPSVFSGAGIVTLFGAILSARMLYDLIGGGAAMAGMVAVALVAVVLGWMHGPLLVAVGVIGAYGAPVVLGSTSTDASPLFGYFAIVALLGLGVDTIRRWGWISALTLALAYVMGFAIVLGGGGATAWTGQLYFFVLPLLAILVPARSLTPDHDGPPALLGVLGRLTLGAKERGVAWPSFPTLLAFASVAASCFIVLTMWKPGEAEIWLSVGVMAVLACALIMWSHRAPALQDAALLPLGTLLLSVFAQAENRRVSYRNFTQTFSDNPEAAFPWVVTVVVVLAACLSVLALWRALRGGPFGVIWAVVAAVYAPAMAIVLEMGWRPAEVIGAYPWALHAAGLAVLMAIFAERLARADGNARLQVSFAVMSALACLAFAFVIVLSAVALTVALAVTVIAAAALDRQWNLPQLGWFIAVGVVTLGYRLVVDPGLNYAGTGPLPGVLLAYVGTFAAFVASLWLLRPLVRMTAKTMLDSAAWSTAGLTVSILLLRWIEREIGEDFINTHWTLGLNAAIWLGLALAQLQRTDGKSAGLLAKVRWTLAAVFTLFGGGALLGALTEANPLLGPFVLYPPLGQGPQPEHVFGPIVFNTLAAAYLLPALVLLAGAWRLRRIDHVLRLTLAVTGGALAAFWAFTAIRHFWQGGEQMPLSWGISQPEQYTYTIVLLVAGAALFYQSLARRSALVRKAGLVVIGLAVAKVFVIDVSDLDGLTRVFSLLVLGLALAALAWLNRWAQQRDGIEDAGSTPPTLPPAQE is encoded by the coding sequence ATGGACGGTCTGCTGGTCATTTTGGCCCTCGTGGTGTTGGCGATACCTGTCACGGTTGTCGCTCTGGTGATCGGACAGTCCGGATTACGCAGCAGGCTCTCGGAGGCCGAAGACAAGATCGAGAGTTTGCAGCGCTCTCTTGATGACATGGGAAATGGTCGCGCCAAGCCATCTGCGAAAACGGCCGAGAAAGCGGCACCGCCAGAGCAGGCGGATATAGCGCAGCCCCGACCGGAGGCGCAGAAAGCGCCTGATCCCGTACAGCCCTCACAGCCAAAAGCGCAAAGCGCGCCACCGCCTCTTGTTAAATCCCCACCGGTTGAGTCGCGCCAACCATCGCCCATTGCCCAAGCGCTTGCCGATTTCGGACCATGGCTTCAGCAAAACTGGTTTTACGCGGTCTCCGCTGCGTCGCTTGCTCTGGCGGGGATTTTCCTAGTGCAATACGGGATGGAGAATGGCTTGCTGCCGCCGCGCGCGCGGGTGGCCGCAGCTCTGGGTTTTGGTGCGGCGCTGATCGGTGTGGGCGAATACATCCGCCGCAGGTTTGGTGACGATGTGCAATCTGCCTCGGCCTATCTACCGTCAGTGTTTTCGGGGGCAGGGATTGTTACCCTGTTCGGGGCCATTTTATCTGCGCGTATGCTGTATGATCTGATCGGGGGCGGTGCCGCCATGGCGGGCATGGTAGCTGTCGCGCTGGTCGCGGTTGTGCTGGGCTGGATGCACGGACCGCTGTTGGTCGCGGTCGGTGTGATTGGGGCGTATGGCGCGCCAGTGGTGCTGGGCAGTACCAGCACGGATGCCAGCCCCCTGTTTGGTTATTTCGCCATTGTCGCGCTGCTGGGTCTCGGGGTCGACACGATCCGGCGTTGGGGCTGGATTTCGGCGCTGACGCTGGCATTGGCCTACGTGATGGGCTTTGCAATCGTGCTGGGCGGCGGCGGGGCGACAGCATGGACCGGGCAGCTTTATTTCTTTGTACTGCCGTTGCTGGCAATCTTGGTACCTGCGCGCAGCCTGACGCCGGATCACGACGGACCGCCTGCGCTGCTGGGGGTGCTGGGCCGCCTGACGCTGGGCGCGAAAGAGCGTGGCGTTGCCTGGCCATCATTTCCGACGCTTCTGGCTTTTGCCAGCGTCGCGGCAAGCTGTTTTATCGTACTTACGATGTGGAAGCCGGGAGAGGCCGAAATCTGGCTTAGTGTCGGTGTGATGGCAGTATTGGCTTGCGCGCTTATCATGTGGTCACATCGCGCGCCTGCGCTTCAGGATGCAGCACTGCTGCCACTGGGCACGCTACTGCTGTCGGTATTTGCGCAAGCTGAAAACCGGCGCGTGAGTTATCGAAATTTCACGCAAACCTTCAGCGACAATCCGGAGGCGGCGTTTCCTTGGGTCGTGACCGTCGTGGTAGTTCTTGCTGCGTGCCTGTCAGTGCTGGCTTTGTGGCGGGCGCTGCGTGGCGGGCCGTTCGGCGTTATCTGGGCGGTTGTCGCCGCAGTTTATGCCCCCGCCATGGCTATTGTGCTTGAAATGGGATGGCGCCCTGCAGAGGTGATCGGCGCTTATCCGTGGGCGCTTCATGCTGCCGGGCTTGCCGTGCTGATGGCAATCTTTGCAGAGCGTCTGGCCCGTGCGGACGGCAACGCGCGCTTGCAGGTTAGCTTTGCAGTGATGTCGGCACTGGCCTGCTTGGCATTTGCTTTTGTGATCGTTCTAAGCGCGGTCGCACTGACAGTGGCACTGGCGGTGACCGTGATCGCTGCTGCGGCTCTTGATCGACAGTGGAACCTGCCACAGTTGGGCTGGTTTATCGCGGTCGGAGTGGTCACCCTTGGCTACCGGCTGGTGGTTGATCCGGGCCTCAATTATGCGGGCACAGGTCCTTTGCCGGGAGTCTTGCTGGCTTATGTCGGTACATTTGCGGCTTTCGTCGCGTCGCTTTGGCTGCTGCGTCCTTTGGTGCGCATGACCGCAAAGACCATGCTGGATTCAGCGGCTTGGTCAACGGCTGGCCTGACCGTGAGCATTCTGTTGCTGCGCTGGATCGAACGCGAGATCGGCGAGGATTTCATCAATACGCACTGGACCCTTGGTCTTAATGCCGCGATCTGGTTAGGACTGGCACTGGCGCAGCTGCAACGGACGGATGGGAAGTCCGCCGGTTTGCTAGCTAAAGTGCGCTGGACATTGGCCGCAGTTTTCACGTTGTTCGGGGGCGGGGCGCTATTGGGTGCACTGACCGAAGCGAACCCGCTGCTTGGCCCCTTCGTTCTCTACCCGCCGCTGGGTCAGGGCCCTCAGCCGGAGCATGTCTTTGGTCCGATTGTGTTCAACACACTTGCTGCAGCCTACCTGCTTCCGGCGCTGGTGCTACTGGCAGGCGCATGGCGGTTGCGCAGGATTGACCATGTTCTGCGGCTGACGCTGGCGGTTACTGGTGGCGCGTTGGCTGCTTTTTGGGCCTTCACCGCGATCCGGCACTTCTGGCAGGGGGGCGAACAGATGCCTTTGTCATGGGGGATCTCTCAGCCTGAACAGTATACTTACACGATCGTCTTGCTCGTGGCCGGTGCGGCGCTGTTCTATCAATCGCTTGCGCGACGCTCTGCGCTGGTCCGCAAAGCGGGTTTGGTGGTGATCGGGCTGGCTGTGGCCAAGGTGTTCGTGATTGATGTCAGTGATCTGGACGGGCTGACGCGGGTGTTCTCTTTGCTTGTTCTGGGTCTTGCGCTTGCGGCGCTGGCATGGCTCAACCGCTGGGCACAACAGCGGGACGGGATAGAAGATGCGGGCAGCACGCCTCCGACCCTCCCACCTGCGCAGGAGTAG
- a CDS encoding GNAT family N-acetyltransferase, translating into MNTIKISPARPLDAGKLGDILASANGQFDWLPRLYSSAEEIMLIGDMIDAGWVRVAYLDNVLAGFIARKGTEIHALCLRPHLQGQGVARALMRDAQRNAKKLGLWSYQANQHATYFYEKGGFIEITRTNGAGNDAHLPDIRYEWYRETA; encoded by the coding sequence ATGAACACCATTAAGATCAGCCCCGCGCGCCCTTTGGATGCGGGCAAGCTTGGCGATATTCTGGCCTCTGCGAACGGGCAGTTTGACTGGCTGCCACGGCTATATTCTTCTGCCGAGGAAATCATGCTGATTGGTGATATGATTGATGCGGGTTGGGTACGGGTGGCCTATTTGGACAATGTTTTGGCAGGTTTCATTGCCCGTAAAGGGACGGAAATCCATGCGCTTTGTCTGCGTCCACATTTACAAGGCCAAGGGGTTGCCCGCGCGCTGATGCGTGACGCGCAGCGCAACGCCAAAAAGCTTGGATTGTGGAGCTATCAGGCCAACCAGCATGCGACATATTTTTATGAAAAAGGCGGTTTCATAGAGATTACGCGCACTAATGGCGCTGGCAACGATGCGCATCTGCCTGATATCCGTTACGAATGGTATAGGGAGACCGCCTGA